The following coding sequences are from one Cryptococcus deuterogattii R265 chromosome 1, complete sequence window:
- a CDS encoding allantoate permease → MSDDRQMTEEEIAIERKVVRKVDAILLPIMLVSYGLQYYDKSVLGTAAVYGIIKDLHLQTTVNGVVSTTRYSTATAAFYYGYIVGVLPIAFLFTRLPLAKTAAFFVIIWGLVCILTVVCTSYQGFTVQRVVLGICESAVSPAFVAICALWWEPQEQAKRIGFFYSATGVFSMFSSLVNIGLGKTGGAHPWKSMYYFVGALTIFWGFVILLILPDHPLRPGRWFTAEERAVLARRFARNQAGASQQPIKLYQVLEAVRDIKTWLYLLMAASIYICNGSVTAFGAKIITGLGYTSLQATALLVPGGAMTVITIAIFSYYADKYTNIRTLLLPVSCIPVIVGAIVIWTAPWKPTAGPLIGYYLVASFGAPYVLLLTLASSNTAGATKKAVTTGFIFIGYNAGNIAAAYLVFAKEAHIKYRSTWISVIVGMVFASAASLVLRWLYVRENKKRDKEELAEKQSEEPTRSDEEKAALEGSVDSFDGFANLIVADKSDKKIPGFRYTL, encoded by the exons ATGTCCGACGATCGACAAatgacagaagaagagattgctATTGAGCGCAAGGTAGTAAGAAAAGTTGACGCGATCCTTTTGCCTATCATGCTCGTCAGCTATGGCTTGCAGTATTATGACAAAAGCGTATTAGGAACGGCCGCTGTATATGGGATAATAAAAGATTTG CATCTCCAAACAACGGTTAACGGTGTGGTATCTACCACAAGATATAGTACAGCCACAGCTGCGTTCTATTATGGTTACATCGTTGGT GTGCTTCCGATCGCCTTTCTGTTCACTCGTCTGCCTCTGGCAAAGACTGCCGCTTTCTTCGTTATCATTTGGGGCCTGGTCTGCATCCTTACAGTTGTTTGCACAAGTTATCAAGGCTTCACTGTCCAACGAGTGGTGTTGGGCATCTGCGAATCTGCTGTCTCTCCTGCTTTTGTTGCTATTTGCGCATTATGGTGGGAGCCCCAAGAGCAGGCGAAGAGGATCGGGTTCTTCTACTCTGCTACAGGA GTATTCTCAATGTTTTCTTCTCTAGTGAATATTGGTTTGGGAAAAACTGGTGGTGCTCACCCGTGGAAATCCATGTATTATTTCGTCGG AGCTCTTACAATTTTCTGGGGCTTTGTCATTCTCCTGATTCTCCCCGACCACCCTCTTCGTCCGGGGCGATGGTTTACTGCAGAGGAGCGTGCCGTCCTTGCTCGCCGCTTTGCTCGAAATCAGGCCGGAGCCAGTCAGCAACCTATCAAGCTCTACCAGGTCCTTGAAGCCGTCCGCGATATTAAGACGTGGCTGTACCTTCTTATGGCAGCCTCTATTTATATCTGCAATGGATCCGTCACCGCCTTTGGTGCAAAGATCATCACTGGATTAGGTTATACCAGTTTGCAGGCGACAGCTTTGTTGGTACCCGGTGGAGCGATGACTGTGATTACCATTGCCATCTTCAGTTATTATGCTGACAAATATACCAATATCAGAACATTG CTGTTGCCCGTCAGCTGTATTCCTGTCATCGTTGGTGCAATCGTCAT CTGGACCGCACCTTGGAAGCCAACGGCAGGCCCTCTCATCGGTTACTACTTGGTTGCTAGCTTCGGCGCCCCTTACGTA cttcttctcactcTCGCTTCCTCCAACACAGCTGGCGCGACCAAAAAAGCTGTCACTACTggcttcatcttcattggCTACAACGCCGGTAACATTGCCGCTGCTTATCTCGTCTTCGCCAAGGAGGCTCACATCAAGTACCGTTCAACGTGGATTTCTGTTATCGTTGGGATGGTGTTTGCTTCGGCGGCGAGTTTGGTGCTGAGGTGGttgtatgtgagggagaataagaagagggataaggaagagttggcaGAGAAGCAGAGTGAGGAACCGACCAGAtcggatgaagagaaagcTGCTCTGGAGGGATCGGTCGACTCATTTGACGGATTTGCCAATTTGATTGTGGCAGACAAGTCGGACAAGAAAATACCTGGTTTCCGTTATACTCTTTGA
- a CDS encoding glucan synthesis regulatory protein, with amino-acid sequence MNSTHDAFSLPTTNSGNMNYGNGYNDGLQLDSASSSPGPSRRASNAYNNNDPTKDFPANPNSYPPLTHTFHRLRKSLAGSFPELLETLNPPANPDLLATFEVELGCPLPRSVRESIQVADGQDLEATGSISGSGGLFYGLYFLPLEEVMREWAFWRYAEDDPTVGGNPAILATMASVPPQWIKTVYACKGWVPLLSDRTGNYVGVDLDPGANGAWGQVIVFGRDFDRKCVLWKGDGEGGWGKWLAAFVDELESGKGWEADKAASSDEEEEIGYSSYNGGGTYGEAGSGLRLAGEYRGWNVLEAWWDRSVRKWESLGLGLDIEEVEKGLEEARRLTGYGVSATEGKGKGKAREGINGGTSNSNTPPQETLGGSPHLATVPGTPVPHDSDVLLPPSSPEQPPIPKIRHPSPSPVRVITPVTSTTDHPLKPEPSSTVSGSGSGSGYLSPPTHSPPRRKRAPAPVPTPIDLPTRADIQAMSAIAQAETSGLRGGWVMNLDTSVGSAARRASRLSSLGSGSQGRASMDAEMVDIDLEGGRAVPFGSPHMTEDELDKQREEERMAHAGLEHRRSPVMLTSRTPSPLARSPHSSHSPLSPHSASFHSPQSAHSASLHSPHSPYSSRSPSFETRSITTTIEDPSREKTPKASLRPPSSQSPLDVAAIPQSVLDATSMIRPPPPVANNSSLTIRGYDGEEKDRSLVRANSGASNGRRSPRPERSGTTPTPGSGPTQQRQMTRDQRESSVVSTDSRDGLLESGSYRRSASPVSVSDASTLEGEEVMESPSRIKSMESGHQGKEGKTKLEEEFQEVSL; translated from the exons ATGAACTCTACCCACGATGCGTTCAGCCTACCGACCACCAATTCTGGTAACATGAATTATGGCAACGGATACAATGATGGC TTACAATTGGATAGCGCGTCGTCTTCACCTGGTCCCAGTAGACGCGCCAGCAACGCTTACAACAACAATGACCCTACAAAAGACTT CCCCGCGAACCCAAATTCCTATCCTCCCTTAACACACACTTTCCACCGACTTCGTAAATCCCTTGCTGGCTCATTTCCCGAACTCCTCGAGACACTCAACCCGCCTGCCAATCCCGACTTATTGGCCACTTTTGAGGTTGAACTCGGATGCCCACTTCCTCGGTCGGTACGCGAGTCGATCCAAGTTGCAGACGGTCAAGACCTCGAAGCCACTGGCAGCATCTCAGGCTCTGGAGGATTGTTCTATGGACTGTATTTTTTAcctcttgaagaagttaTGCGGGAGTGGGCGTTCTGGAGATACGCAGAAGATGATCCGACGGTAGGTGGGAACCCGGCAATTTTGGCGACTATGGCGTCCGTCCCGCCCCAATGGATCAAAACTGTCTACGCTTGTAAAGGCTGGGTCCCACTGTTAAGCGATCGAACAGGAAATTATGTTGGTGTTGATCTCGACCCGGGGGCGAATGGCGCATGGGGCCAAGTCATCGTCTTTGGACGAGATTTTGATCGAAAATGCGTCCTCTGGAAGGGGGATGGCGAAGGCGGCTGGGGTAAATGGTTAGCCGCCTTTGTGGATGAGCTGGAGTCGGGTAAAGGGTGGGAAGCGGACAAAGCTGCTTCGtcggatgaagaggaggagatcgGATATAGCAGTTATAATGGTGGAGGGACATATGGCGAGGCTGGAAGCGGACTTCGACTTGCAGGGGAATATAGAGGATGGAATGTGCTTGAAGCATGGTGGGACAGGAGCGTGAGAAAGTGGGAGTCATTAGGATTGGGATTAGATattgaagaggttgaaaaaGGGTTAGAAGAGGCTAGAAGACTAACGGGCTACGGTGTGAGCGCAACTGAAGGGAAGGGTAAAGGGAAGGCTAGAGAAGGGATTAATGGGGGCACAAGTAACAGTAACACCCCGCCGCAAGAAACGCTTG GCGGTTCTCCACACCTTGCTACTGTACCGGGAACTCCTGTACCCCATGATTCTGATGTGCTCCTCCCACCTTCGTCTCCCGAACAACCACCCATCCCCAAAATTAGACATCCGTCTCCGTCCCCCGTGAGAGTCATCACACCAGTGACATCTACCACTGATCATCCTCTTAAACCGGAACCATCCTCTACTGTTTCTGGTTCAGGTTCAGGCTCAGGATATCTTTCACCACCTACACATTCACCACCTCGGCGTAAGCGTGCCCCTGCTCCTGTACCAACACCCATTGACCTCCCTACACGAGCTGATATCCAAGCCATGTCCGCTATCGCCCAAGCTGAAACCTCGGGTCTCCGCGGTGGCTGGGTGATGAACCTCGATACCTCCGTTGGATCCGCCGCTCGTCGTGCATCTCGTCTATCTTCTCTCGGCTCGGGATCCCAAGGAAGGGCGAGTATGGATGCGGAGATGGTGGATATTGATCTTGAAGGTGGACGAGCAGTACCGTTTGGTTCGCCACACATGACAGAGGATGAATTGGACaagcaaagagaagaggaaagaatggcACATGCCGGATTGGAACATCGACGGAGTCCGGTGATGCTCACCTCTCGtaccccttctcctctcgctCGTTCCCCTCATTCATCtcattcccctctctctccacattccgcctctttccattctcctcaATCTGCACATTCTGcctctctccattcccctcACTCTCCATACTCTTCTCGCTCACCCTCTTTTGAAACTCGCAGCATCACTACTACTATTGAAGACCCTTCCCGTGAAAAGACACCCAAAGCATCACTTCGCCCACCAAGCTCCCAATCCCCTCTTGACGTTGCCGCAATTCCACAAAGTGTATTGGACGCTACCAGCATGATTCGTCCCCCGCCGCCTGTAGCGAACAATTCAAGCTTGACGATTCGAGGATACGATggtgaagagaaggatcgATCTCTTGTACGAGCCAACTCGGGCGCTTCCAATGGCCGAAGATCGCCCCGGCCAGAAAGGTCGGGGACGACACCCACCCCTGGTTCCGGACCTACGCAGCAGAGACAGATGACAAGGGACCAGCGGGAATCTAGCGTCGTCTCCACAGATAGCCGTGATGGCCTGCTCGAAAGCGGTTCATACCGTCGAAGTGCGTCTCCTGTCTCGGTTTCTGATGCTTCCACgcttgaaggtgaagaggttATGGAAAGCCCTAGTAGGATTAAGAGTATGGAGAGTGGGCAccaagggaaggagggaaagacgaaattggaagaggagtttcAGGAAGTGAGCCTTTGA
- a CDS encoding alpha-amylase, translating to MFIPSSISFSLLPLLLTSLSSSALSQSELRHRSVYQLITDRFARPDQQIVPCDVAKKEYCGGGWKGVEERLDYIRRMGFDTIWISPIVANVQLDPGARAFHGDPYHGYWASNIYELNHHFGTAQDLLDLSQALHDRGMYLMVDVVANHVGAQDHVSFVPSSDYGPFSSSSDFHEYCLPDWDVQEEVEQCWLGSQTPDLNTESPHVISTLNTWIHHLVSTFQIDALRIDTVKHVRKEFWKGFMESAGVACLGEVLNGDPTYLARYQREAMGSIFDFATYWHIQRTFQSPRGSISELLSMIKQVHRLFPDPSSLGSFLDNHDFPRFAGKTDDQALIRNAMVYPFINDGYPILYSGQEHHLQGGDDPYNREAIWLFGYDESSATYNMIKSLNNARRIASASPSFPALLRPFQHGNHTIVISKAPLLSILNNHGSSSPPSHMTGAATAIPIYIPPSQTGYKGLVPVVNVLTGQIYSTDPYGGLTITIVRGEPLVFIPLILYHSPNPVEVPDNEWKGVPINEKGKGKGSEGNEDRPEMRRRWSPGGPRSPRMMSGFGWWRGWGSGSGKGDL from the exons ATGTTcattccctcttccatatctttctccctattacctctcctcctcacatccctttcttccagcGCCCTATCCCAATCGGAACTCCGGCATCGTTCAGTCTACCAACTTATTACAGATCGCTTTGCCCGACCAGATCAGCAGATTGTACCTTGCGACGTTGCGAAAAAGGAGTActgtggtggaggatggaagggcGTGGAAGAGAGACTGGATTATataagaaggatggggtTCGATACAA TCTGGATATCACCAATAGTGGCCAACGTCCAACTTGACCCAGGTGCACGTGCATTTCACGGGGATCCTTATCATGGCTATTGGGCTTCTAACATATACG AGTTAAATCACCATTTCGGGACTGCCCAGGACTTGCTTGACCTCAGTCAGGCGTTACATGACAGAGGCATGTATCTTATGGTGGATGTC GTTGCAAATCATGTCGGAGCGCAGGACCACGTATCTTTCGTGCCCTCTTCCGATTATGgtccattctcatcatcttctgatTTCCACGAGTATTGTTTGCCTGACTGGGACgttcaagaagaagtcgagCAGT GCTGGCTCGGCTCACAAACCCCCGACCTCAACACCGAATCCCCTCACGTCATCTCCACGCTCAACACCTGGATTCACCATCTCGTTTCCACTTTCCAAATCGATGCCCTGCGTATCGACACTGTCAAGCACGTCAGGAAAGAATTCTGGAAGGGCTTTATGGAGAGCGCAGGTGTAGCATGTTTGGGAGAGGTACTGAATGGAGATCCAACATACTTGGCGCGGTATCAGAGGGAAGCGATGGGGAGTATATTTGATTTCGCCACGTACTGGCATATTCA ACGGACATTCCAGTCTCCGCGAGGATCGATATCGGAGCTACTGAGCATGATCAAGCAAGTTCATCGGCTCTTCCCAGACCCATCATCGTTAGGATCTTTTCTCGA TAATCATGACTTCCCCAGGTTCGCCGGTAAGACTGATGATCAGGCT CTTATTCGCAATGCGATGGTTTATCCCTTCATCAACGATGGTTATCCAATCCTTTATTCAGGCCAAgaacatcatctccaaggCGGGGATGACCCCTATAACAGGGAGGCAATTTGGCTATTTGGATATGATGAGTCTTCT GCTACATACAATATGATCAAGTCCCTCAATAATGCCCGCCGTATCGCATCGGCATCCCCATCATTCCCTGCCCTTCTCCGTCCTTTCCAACACGGTAACCACACCATCGTTATCTCCAAAGctcccctcctctccatacTCAACAACCACGGTTCTTCGTCACCTCCAAGTCATATGACGGGAGCGGCAACAGCTATTCCGATATACATCCCTCCTTCGCAAACAGGCTACAAAGGTCTTGTCCCCGTTGTAAACGTTTTGACCGGACAAATATACTCTACCGATCCTTACGGTGGACTGACTATTACCATCGTACGAGGCGAACCTTTGGTCTTCATTCCTCTTATCCTTTATCACTCCCCCAACCCTGTAGAAGTGCCGGATAATGAGTGGAAGGGGGTACCGATAAatgaaaaagggaaagggaagggcTCAGAGGGAAATGAGGATAGACcagagatgaggagg